The Maridesulfovibrio frigidus DSM 17176 genome has a segment encoding these proteins:
- a CDS encoding penicillin-binding transpeptidase domain-containing protein: MAKRKKESLKSSKNKLLFVMVLFALVWTTLLGRAAWLQLYKGADLSRLALRQHLAAELERGERGDIFDRNGNMLATSVDASSLYIRPVKVTDVSGTTAKLSKILGISKANLRKKLSKKSNFIWIKRQLDDRTARKIKKADLPGVYLTTEFVRLYPNNHLAGQLLGFAGIDGKGLEGLEKEFNDRLAGRKAQFVVQRDASGRRLYLDELGREMDIRGKDVHLTIDSHLQSVTENALVDSIKKYNAKWGTAIVVEVATGDILALANCPRFNPNIFRTSSPKTWRNRAAIDVVEPGSTMKPFLIAAALKHGVITPEKLIDCENGRWKLNGNYIKDTHKYGWLPAHKVLRYSSNIGSAKIGLELGVQNYHKFLTDIGFGSKTGLPLPGDRVGSIRPAAQWNEIDLAAGAFGQGIGITALQMAKAYLCLANKGVAKPLRLVQLPREEEEEAPKRIFSADVAEKVLSMMREVVQEDGTGTRSRISGTTVAGKTGTAQKAVKGGYGDQYLASFVGMVPGYNPEYLVVVMVDGPQPNHYGGVVAAPVVKTVMTETLAYYGKLPEKQNSVPVMSASLTSNSEMPKKAVRANSAQTSVSSETVPNVKGMPIRRAVEIMVKRGFIPKLKGQGMTIIKQVPEAGEKWPEEENAEIVLWLS; encoded by the coding sequence GTGGCAAAAAGGAAAAAAGAAAGCCTGAAGTCGAGCAAAAATAAGCTGCTCTTCGTCATGGTTCTTTTCGCCCTTGTATGGACGACCCTTCTTGGCAGAGCAGCATGGTTGCAGCTCTACAAAGGAGCGGATCTTTCACGCCTTGCATTACGTCAGCACCTGGCTGCGGAACTTGAACGCGGTGAACGCGGAGACATATTTGACCGCAACGGCAATATGCTTGCCACCAGCGTAGATGCTTCATCTCTCTATATCCGTCCGGTAAAAGTAACTGACGTTTCTGGAACTACAGCTAAACTTTCTAAGATACTCGGAATTTCGAAGGCCAATCTTAGAAAGAAATTATCTAAGAAATCTAATTTTATCTGGATTAAAAGACAGCTCGATGACAGAACCGCCCGCAAAATCAAAAAAGCGGATTTACCGGGAGTATACCTGACCACAGAATTCGTCAGATTATACCCCAATAATCACTTAGCAGGACAGCTGCTCGGTTTTGCAGGGATCGACGGAAAGGGCCTTGAAGGACTGGAAAAAGAATTCAATGACCGCCTAGCAGGACGCAAGGCGCAATTTGTAGTTCAAAGGGACGCATCAGGCCGCAGACTTTATCTGGATGAGCTTGGCCGCGAAATGGACATCAGAGGGAAAGACGTTCACCTGACCATTGATTCGCACCTGCAATCAGTAACAGAAAACGCATTGGTTGATTCAATCAAAAAGTACAATGCGAAATGGGGCACGGCGATTGTTGTGGAAGTGGCTACGGGAGATATACTCGCACTTGCCAACTGCCCTAGGTTCAACCCGAATATTTTTCGCACAAGTTCTCCTAAAACGTGGAGAAACCGTGCAGCAATTGACGTAGTAGAGCCGGGATCAACAATGAAACCATTTTTGATCGCAGCAGCTTTAAAACACGGAGTTATTACTCCCGAAAAACTCATCGACTGTGAAAACGGAAGATGGAAGCTGAACGGCAACTACATAAAAGACACGCATAAGTACGGCTGGCTTCCCGCACATAAAGTGCTCAGATATTCAAGTAATATCGGGTCAGCAAAAATAGGACTTGAACTTGGAGTACAAAATTACCACAAGTTCCTGACCGACATAGGTTTTGGAAGCAAAACAGGTCTTCCGCTTCCAGGAGACAGAGTAGGATCAATCCGCCCCGCCGCACAGTGGAACGAAATTGATCTTGCCGCTGGAGCTTTCGGACAGGGAATAGGAATTACAGCTCTGCAAATGGCAAAAGCATATCTATGTCTTGCTAATAAAGGAGTTGCAAAACCTCTTAGACTGGTCCAGCTGCCAAGAGAAGAAGAAGAGGAAGCACCAAAAAGAATTTTCAGTGCGGATGTGGCAGAGAAAGTTCTCTCCATGATGCGCGAGGTTGTACAAGAAGACGGAACAGGGACCCGTTCAAGAATCAGCGGGACCACCGTCGCAGGTAAAACGGGTACAGCTCAGAAAGCGGTAAAAGGCGGATACGGCGACCAGTACCTAGCCTCATTTGTAGGCATGGTTCCGGGGTATAACCCCGAATATCTCGTGGTTGTAATGGTCGATGGTCCTCAGCCGAATCATTACGGCGGAGTCGTTGCCGCTCCGGTAGTTAAAACCGTGATGACTGAAACACTCGCTTACTATGGCAAACTGCCTGAAAAGCAGAATTCAGTTCCGGTAATGTCTGCAAGTCTGACGTCCAACTCTGAAATGCCGAAAAAAGCGGTAAGAGCAAATTCTGCGCAGACATCTGTTTCAAGCGAAACAGTACCAAATGTAAAAGGAATGCCCATTCGCAGGGCTGTTGAAATAATGGTGAAGAGAGGATTCATTCCCAAACTGAAAGGCCAGGGAATGACTATAATCAAACAGGTTCCTGAAGCAGGCGAGAAATGGCCTGAAGAAGAAAACGCTGAAATAGTTCTTTGGTTATCTTAA
- the mraY gene encoding phospho-N-acetylmuramoyl-pentapeptide-transferase → MIYHFLVPLSAQISALNVFRYITFRSIYAMLTALIITIVLGPMFMRWLQKIKCGQYIQEDGPDHQCKAGTPTMGGLLLGFGVLVSTLLWADLTNIYVWLTIFVFTGFGAVGFVDDYIKVVRKHNKGLSAIAKLIGQLLVAGIAVSLLIMQPAYSTELSVPFFKNITPDIGWFYLPFALLVLIGSSNGVNLTDGLDGLAIGPSIVGASCFTLFIYVAGHAGIASYLNVTHVPGVGEVTVFCGALVGAGLGFLWYNAYPAQIFMGDVGSLSIGGVLGFIAVLAKQELLLTIVGGVFVFETLSVILQVGYFKFSGGKRIFRMAPLHHHFEHKGIPESKIVIRFWILSILMALMALSTLKLR, encoded by the coding sequence ATGATCTATCATTTTCTAGTCCCCCTGAGCGCACAAATTAGCGCACTGAATGTATTCAGGTACATCACATTCAGATCCATATACGCCATGCTTACGGCTCTTATTATTACCATAGTGCTTGGCCCTATGTTTATGCGCTGGCTGCAGAAAATTAAATGCGGACAGTACATTCAGGAAGATGGCCCCGACCACCAGTGCAAAGCCGGAACCCCTACAATGGGCGGCCTGCTACTTGGATTCGGAGTATTGGTTTCCACCCTGCTATGGGCGGACCTTACAAATATTTATGTCTGGCTAACAATTTTCGTGTTTACAGGATTTGGCGCAGTGGGCTTTGTCGATGATTACATCAAGGTTGTCAGAAAGCATAATAAAGGGCTTTCAGCCATTGCAAAGCTGATAGGACAATTGCTGGTTGCGGGGATTGCAGTATCACTACTTATCATGCAACCCGCATATTCTACTGAGCTTTCTGTTCCGTTTTTTAAGAATATAACTCCCGATATCGGCTGGTTCTATCTACCGTTCGCGTTATTAGTTCTTATCGGATCATCCAACGGAGTGAACCTGACAGACGGACTTGATGGCCTAGCCATCGGACCCTCAATTGTCGGGGCGAGCTGTTTTACACTTTTCATTTATGTTGCCGGACATGCAGGAATAGCAAGTTACCTGAATGTAACCCACGTTCCGGGAGTTGGCGAAGTAACCGTTTTTTGCGGAGCATTAGTGGGGGCCGGACTCGGATTCCTCTGGTACAACGCCTACCCCGCTCAGATTTTCATGGGTGATGTAGGTTCGCTCAGTATTGGCGGAGTCTTAGGATTCATCGCGGTACTCGCAAAGCAGGAGCTGCTACTGACCATCGTAGGTGGAGTGTTCGTCTTCGAAACTCTCTCAGTAATTTTACAGGTCGGTTATTTCAAATTCAGTGGCGGGAAAAGAATTTTCCGTATGGCCCCGCTCCATCATCATTTTGAGCACAAGGGCATTCCTGAATCAAAGATAGTTATAAGATTTTGGATTCTTTCGATATTAATGGCTCTAATGGCTTTAAGCACATTGAAACTCAGGTAG
- the murD gene encoding UDP-N-acetylmuramoyl-L-alanine--D-glutamate ligase: MDSEFVKKVTTTRMFTDRLAIVAGAGRSGIAAARLLHALGATVRIVDENTSLTEDILKGLGPKAELMVGPACPEQFAGAEVIVVSPGIPVRKIVPMIGDLPERKIISELELASWFADEPKIAITGTNGKTTTTALITHILEYSGKTVFAGANYGTPLSEYILAKGQSDILVLEVSSFQLQNCHLFRPDAAILLNISANHLDYHLDMDEYVSAKLKIFERQPSDALAILPKAMRDELNPAEFTKATVKWFGGEMFKEQPNLPGKHNRSNIEAAWLALEKFGLTIEEFQAGLDSFKGKAHRIDNIGTVNGVTFIDDSKGTNLDAVVAALGSFNAPIRLLLGGVFKGGNVADLIPAMKGKVAEVAIFGAGREHFEAPLANDFKISWHENLEKAVNALFANSSEGDTILLSPATASFDAYSGYVARGNDFKRIMEELS; encoded by the coding sequence ATGGACAGCGAATTCGTCAAAAAGGTCACTACGACCCGCATGTTTACAGACCGCCTCGCAATTGTTGCGGGAGCCGGACGCTCAGGGATTGCCGCCGCAAGGTTGCTCCATGCCCTTGGTGCGACTGTGCGCATTGTTGACGAAAACACGAGCCTCACTGAAGACATTCTGAAAGGACTTGGACCGAAGGCTGAACTTATGGTCGGCCCTGCGTGTCCCGAGCAATTTGCAGGCGCAGAAGTCATTGTTGTCAGCCCCGGTATTCCAGTCAGAAAGATTGTGCCAATGATCGGTGATTTGCCGGAACGCAAAATAATCTCCGAACTTGAGCTAGCTTCATGGTTTGCCGATGAACCGAAAATAGCCATTACGGGAACCAACGGTAAAACGACAACCACAGCATTGATCACTCATATTCTGGAATATTCCGGCAAGACTGTTTTCGCCGGAGCCAACTACGGCACTCCGCTTTCTGAGTATATCCTTGCTAAAGGACAGTCCGATATCCTTGTTCTGGAAGTTTCGAGCTTTCAGCTGCAGAACTGTCATCTATTCAGACCAGATGCGGCTATACTGCTCAACATTTCAGCCAACCATCTGGATTACCATTTGGACATGGATGAATACGTCAGTGCGAAGCTTAAAATTTTCGAACGTCAACCATCTGATGCTTTGGCTATTTTACCAAAAGCAATGCGCGATGAGCTTAATCCGGCAGAATTTACCAAAGCCACTGTCAAATGGTTTGGCGGAGAAATGTTCAAAGAGCAGCCAAACCTGCCAGGCAAACATAACCGCTCAAATATTGAAGCGGCATGGCTTGCACTGGAAAAGTTCGGCCTGACCATAGAAGAATTTCAAGCGGGTCTAGATTCCTTTAAAGGGAAAGCACACCGCATAGACAATATTGGAACCGTGAACGGAGTTACTTTTATTGATGACTCCAAAGGAACCAACCTTGATGCGGTTGTTGCCGCACTGGGCAGCTTTAACGCACCAATAAGACTTTTACTCGGCGGTGTTTTTAAAGGCGGAAATGTTGCAGATCTAATTCCGGCAATGAAAGGAAAGGTCGCAGAAGTAGCAATTTTCGGCGCAGGCAGAGAGCACTTTGAAGCTCCTCTGGCGAATGATTTTAAAATTTCGTGGCATGAGAATCTTGAAAAGGCTGTAAATGCTCTTTTCG
- a CDS encoding UDP-N-acetylmuramoyl-L-alanyl-D-glutamate--2,6-diaminopimelate ligase: MSDITMDITKWNKLLDKVRAGLMVRTDSREVSDGDVFVAISGPTCNGTDFVPQAIKNGAAYIVCATQISTDSAELIIHSDPREALVELAIAYFKTDNCKVKVIGLTGTNGKTTVSYLIEQLLTSAGMKVGVIGTISYRWPGHEQEAPLTTPGCWQLHEMLSKMDAADVDVMVMEVSSHALDQKRVAGLDFDAAILTNVTQDHLDYHGDMESYFEAKSLLFNYFPKAGKCGIINFDDPYGKRLLTSHTPSIGFGMSDPKDLSGNNLCGEMLSCTGKGMVLKMTYGAETWEIKTDLIGNHNGSNLLTAQAVGLHLGLKPADMKKVSFKGVPGRLERVQNKKGLDVFVDYAHTPDALENVLKTLEDLNFKRIITVFGCGGDRDKAKRPLMAEAACKYSDVAVLTSDNPRTEDPLEIINDVRPGMKGCPLFIEEPDRATAIRKAVGEMTNKDVLLIAGKGHETYQIIGTDKRDFSDVQEVSLAIKEIFS; encoded by the coding sequence ATGTCAGACATTACTATGGACATAACAAAATGGAACAAGCTCCTCGATAAAGTTCGAGCTGGGCTGATGGTTCGTACCGATTCACGGGAAGTTAGCGATGGCGATGTTTTTGTCGCGATCTCTGGCCCTACGTGCAATGGGACGGATTTTGTTCCACAAGCCATTAAGAACGGAGCAGCATATATTGTCTGCGCCACACAAATTTCAACTGATTCCGCAGAACTGATTATACATTCTGATCCACGTGAAGCACTGGTTGAGCTTGCTATTGCCTATTTCAAGACCGACAACTGCAAAGTAAAAGTTATCGGCCTGACAGGTACGAACGGCAAAACCACTGTCTCGTATCTTATCGAGCAGCTACTTACTTCCGCAGGAATGAAAGTTGGAGTCATCGGAACTATCAGTTACCGCTGGCCCGGACACGAGCAGGAAGCTCCTCTCACAACTCCCGGCTGCTGGCAGTTGCACGAAATGCTTTCAAAAATGGACGCAGCAGATGTAGATGTCATGGTTATGGAAGTTTCGTCTCATGCGCTCGATCAGAAACGCGTTGCAGGGCTGGACTTTGACGCAGCCATTCTGACCAATGTCACTCAGGATCATCTAGATTATCACGGTGATATGGAATCATATTTCGAGGCCAAATCTCTGCTGTTCAATTATTTCCCGAAGGCAGGCAAGTGCGGAATCATTAATTTTGATGATCCTTACGGAAAGCGCCTGCTTACATCCCACACCCCTTCTATCGGGTTTGGAATGTCTGACCCAAAAGATCTCAGCGGCAACAACCTTTGCGGAGAGATGCTCTCCTGCACAGGAAAAGGAATGGTCCTGAAAATGACCTACGGTGCCGAGACATGGGAAATCAAGACCGACTTGATTGGTAACCATAATGGGTCAAACTTACTCACAGCTCAAGCTGTAGGACTGCACCTCGGACTTAAGCCTGCGGACATGAAAAAAGTCTCATTTAAGGGCGTTCCCGGGCGACTTGAGCGAGTCCAGAATAAGAAAGGCTTAGACGTCTTTGTGGACTATGCACATACTCCTGACGCTCTTGAAAACGTGCTGAAGACTCTGGAAGATCTAAATTTCAAACGCATCATCACAGTTTTCGGCTGTGGCGGTGACAGAGATAAGGCTAAACGCCCTCTTATGGCAGAAGCCGCGTGCAAATATTCCGACGTGGCGGTTCTCACTTCTGACAATCCAAGGACCGAAGATCCTCTTGAGATTATCAATGATGTCCGTCCCGGTATGAAGGGATGTCCACTTTTCATTGAAGAACCAGACAGAGCTACAGCCATTCGAAAAGCTGTAGGAGAAATGACCAATAAGGATGTGCTCCTCATAGCCGGAAAAGGGCATGAGACATATCAGATAATAGGAACAGATAAACGGGACTTTAGCGATGTGCAGGAAGTCAGCTTGGCAATCAAGGAGATATTCAGTTGA
- a CDS encoding UDP-N-acetylmuramoyl-tripeptide--D-alanyl-D-alanine ligase codes for MKLTISELEEQLKGGSDFPNAKDTQISAVRIDSRLVGKGDVFFCIEGDNYDGHNFADQALKAGAAAVVASQFLPELEDKPVIMVRNTVQALGKLAAYWRTRAKAKMIAVTGSAGKTTVKEMLAHVLGGQYSVHKNFMNLNNQIGLPMSMLAATGDEDFWVMELGISLPGDMDELGVIAEPDMAIIHNIGPAHLEGLGSMENVACAKASLFNYIQPGGRALCCKDHEQLWNAASEITNPTPFSSEDSSAPYFSELLEAMPDGKGRFLLKAEDAKAETLLPTCGSHFAENAAAVTCAASLLGLGLEEIADRLKTVELPKQRFHCHTHGKWTLIDDTYNANPLSMNKAIDTANQISGERPLVLVLGDMLELGDDAAKAHCELGEKIAAIKPDVTFYFGSHYDDVASTTNGSTFVPVRQPSEFLNGMHELRLNNAVVLFKGSRSCRMENYFHALNNEVTGETGGRNA; via the coding sequence TTGAAACTAACTATATCTGAACTTGAAGAGCAGCTCAAAGGGGGCAGCGATTTCCCCAATGCAAAAGACACACAGATCTCAGCCGTGCGCATAGACAGCAGGCTAGTAGGTAAAGGTGATGTTTTCTTTTGTATTGAAGGTGATAATTACGATGGTCATAATTTTGCGGATCAGGCTCTTAAGGCCGGAGCAGCAGCAGTTGTGGCGTCGCAGTTTCTACCCGAGCTAGAAGATAAACCTGTGATCATGGTCAGGAATACCGTTCAGGCTCTTGGCAAGCTTGCCGCATACTGGCGGACTCGTGCAAAAGCTAAAATGATAGCTGTGACAGGATCAGCTGGAAAAACTACCGTGAAGGAAATGCTCGCGCATGTTCTTGGCGGCCAATATTCCGTTCACAAAAATTTTATGAACCTGAACAACCAGATAGGACTACCTATGTCCATGCTGGCTGCAACAGGGGACGAAGACTTCTGGGTCATGGAACTTGGAATCAGCTTACCGGGTGATATGGACGAACTTGGTGTGATTGCCGAACCTGACATGGCAATAATCCATAACATCGGACCTGCTCACCTTGAAGGTTTAGGTTCAATGGAAAACGTTGCTTGCGCAAAGGCTTCTCTTTTCAATTACATACAGCCGGGCGGTAGAGCTCTCTGTTGTAAGGATCACGAACAGCTTTGGAATGCGGCATCTGAAATTACAAACCCGACTCCGTTTTCGTCTGAAGATTCAAGCGCACCATATTTCAGTGAACTGCTTGAAGCTATGCCTGACGGAAAAGGACGCTTCTTACTCAAGGCCGAAGACGCGAAAGCTGAAACACTGCTACCGACCTGCGGTTCACATTTCGCAGAGAACGCAGCAGCTGTCACATGCGCGGCTTCTTTGCTCGGACTAGGATTAGAGGAAATAGCTGACAGATTAAAAACTGTAGAGCTACCTAAACAAAGATTTCACTGCCACACTCACGGAAAATGGACGCTCATAGACGACACATATAATGCGAATCCACTTTCCATGAACAAGGCCATCGACACGGCGAACCAGATATCCGGGGAAAGACCTCTGGTTCTAGTGCTTGGTGACATGCTTGAACTTGGTGACGACGCGGCAAAAGCTCACTGCGAGCTCGGTGAAAAAATCGCTGCAATTAAGCCTGACGTAACTTTCTACTTTGGCAGCCATTATGATGATGTTGCATCTACAACCAATGGCTCCACTTTTGTTCCAGTTAGACAGCCTTCTGAATTTTTGAACGGAATGCATGAACTTAGATTAAATAATGCGGTGGTTCTTTTTAAAGGGTCAAGATCCTGCCGCATGGAAAATTATTTCCACGCACTTAATAACGAGGTCACTGGGGAGACCGGAGGGAGAAACGCATGA